A region of Diadema setosum chromosome 15, eeDiaSeto1, whole genome shotgun sequence DNA encodes the following proteins:
- the LOC140238606 gene encoding membrane-associated transporter protein-like, with product MTVEQPNGTGGDGLCEDIVTGDFVVEENGKDQSPRLCGRLDEEVGTFIDGERCSSKKRRRPRRTLCQLLLNGSQQFAIEFAFGCETALGSPLLLELGVPLYLYGICWLLGPILGSTLGPVLGSFSDNCTAQWGRRRPFLVVLNILTLLGSACYLNVENIDDEEWALTAAMVGIFLVDLCAFLTESLSRAYLLDVSEFSDTSRGLFIRSIIGGIGCGTAYLVNGINWKQTWLGTTFGGNYEVIFVFNVLIYLVCVPLTLFSIPEESLTEGGREKDKGDLEEIPLLPNDANSNGVLPPDLDSVPSIGDRIRSILRMPRALVWLCVTHFFGFSSFCVILLYFTDYFAQAVVGGNPDAPLNTTAFEAYEAGTRLGSWGLCIFGYSSALLSVCFIKITQHVSLKAVYVTCPLIYAVCVGSLALLTDYPLVTLALCSTFALLFTTIQTVPYDILAIYHRSKEFTHPENGLVRGQGTDMAMLFAMAFIAQIFAAITIGPLVTVTGSELTVVISSSGLALLSVICAAFLVSYEV from the exons ATGACGGTCGAGCAGCCTAATGGGACCGGCGGGGATGGACTTTGCGAGGACATAGTGACGGGTGATTTCGTCGTCGAGGAGAACGGGAAGGACCAGTCGCCGAGGTTGTGTGGGAGACTGGACGAGGAGGTGGGCACCTTCATCGACGGAGAACGCTGCAGCTCGAAGAAACGACGCCGACCGAGGAGGACTCTCTGCCAGCTGCTCCTCAACGGTTCCCAGCAGTTTGCCATCGAGTTCGCCTTCGGCTGCGAAACAGCTCTCGGCTCGCCGCTCCTGCTAGAACTGGGCGTTCCTCTCTACCTGTACGGAATATGCTGGTTACTGGGTCCAATTCTGGGATCTACACTCGGACCTGTTCTGGGCTCGTTTAGTGACAACTGTACGGCCCAATGGGGACGCCGGAGGCCCTTTTTGGTGGTCCTCAACATTCTCACCCTTCTGGGGTCAGCGTGCTATCTCAACGTGGAGAATATTG ACGATGAGGAGTGGGCGCTCACCGCAGCGATGGTCGGAATCTTCCTGGTCGATCTCTGTGCCTTCCTGACCGAGTCGCTGTCGAGAGCCTACCTGTTGGATGTCTCCGAGTTTTCAGATACCAGCCGCGGACTTTTTATCAGATCGATCATCGGAG GTATTGGGTGTGGCACGGCCTACCTCGTCAACGGCATCAATTGGAAACAGACGTGGCTTGGAACGACCTTCGGCGGCAACTACGAAGTCATCTTCGTCTTCAACGTCCTAATCTATCTCGTGTGCGTGCCGTTGACGTTGTTCAGTATTCCTGAAGAATCCCTGACCGAAGGCGGAAGGGAGAAAGACAAGGGCGATCTCGAGGAGATTCCTTTATTGCCGAATGACGCAAATAGCAACGGTGTTC TTCCACCCGa CTTGGATAGTGTCCCCAGTATTGGCGATCGCATCAGGTCTATCTTGCGCATGCCTAGGGCGCTCGTGTGGCTGTGCGTGACGCATTTCTTCGGCTTCTCTTCCTTCTGCGTTATTCTCCTGTACTTCACAGATTACTTCGCCCAAGCTGTAGTTGGCG GTAACCCGGACGCACCGTTGAACACCACAGCCTTCGAGGCCTATGAGGCTGGAACGAGACTAGGCAGTTGGGGTCTCTGTATCTTTGGTTACTCTTCTGCGTTGCTTTCAG TTTGTTTCATAAAGATCACACAACACGTAAGTCTCAAAGCTGTGTACGTCACCTGTCCGCTCATCTACGCCGTGTGCGTGGGCAGCTTGGCTCTACTGACGGACTACCCGCTCGTGACTCTCGCCCTGTGTTCTACGTTCGCCCTCCTTTTCACCACTATACAGACTGTCCCTTACGACATCCTGGCTATTTACCACAGATCGAAAGAG TTCACCCACCCTGAGAATGGTTTGGTCCGCGGCCAGGGAACTGACATGGCCATGCTGTTTGCCATGGCATTCATAGCACAGATCTTTGCAGCGATCACCATTGGTCCTCTGGTGACAGTAACAGGTTCGGAACTCACCGTAGTTATATCGTCGTCTGGGCTGGCGCTATTGTCAGTAATATGTGCagcttttctagtttcatatgaaGTATAA